In Populus trichocarpa isolate Nisqually-1 chromosome 16, P.trichocarpa_v4.1, whole genome shotgun sequence, a genomic segment contains:
- the LOC7455880 gene encoding ABSCISIC ACID-INSENSITIVE 5-like protein 2: MGSQVGSFEEENPESLIGQGSLYSLTLDEVQNQLGNLGKPLGSMNLDELLKSVDTEGSWSSPVHRQGSLTLSRSLSKKTVEEVWRNIQQENKKDAENQERNAPFGEMTLEDFLVKAGVVTESAPQQQQESAQWMQFQNPTVQEPPYQNNMMTGFMQGHPVQQSLPVADAAYPNSQMNLSPSSLMGTLSDTQTPGRKRVASGDVAEKTVERKQKRMIKNRESAARSRARRQAYTNELEIKVYHLEEENERLRRQKEVEKVLPCAPPPEPKSQLRRTSSASF, translated from the exons aaaatccaGAGTCATTGATTGGGCAAGGCTCATTGTACAGCCTGACACTTGATGAGGTTCAAAACCAGTTGGGGAATTTGGGGAAACCATTGGGGAGCATGAATCTTGATGAACTTCTCAAGAGTGTGGACACTGAGGGTTCTTGGTCCTCACCTGTGCATAGACAAGGGAGCCTAACATTGTCAAGGAGCCTGAGCAAGAAGACTGTTGAGGAGGTATGGAGAAATATACAACAGGAGAATAAGAAAGATGCtgaaaatcaagagagaaatgCTCCTTTTGGTGAGATGACTCTTGAGGACTTCTTGGTTAAAGCAGGCGTGGTTACAGAGTCGGCTCCGCAGCAACAACAGGAAAGTGCTCAGTGGATGCAATTCCAGAACCCCACAGTGCAGGAGCCACCATATCAAAACAACATGATGACAGGCTTTATGCAAGGACACCCTGTTCAGCAATCCCTTCCTGTTGCGGATGCAGCATATCCGAATTCCCAAATGAACTTATCTCCATCTTCTTTGATGGGTACTTTGTCGGACACGCAGACTCCTGGGAGGAAAAGGGTTGCTTCGGGAGATGTAGCTGAGAAGACTGTTGAAAGGAAGCAGAAGAGGATGATTAAGAACCGGGAATCTGCTGCCCGCTCGAGGGCAAGGAGGCAG gCTTATACAAACGAACTGGAGATCAAGGTATATCATCTAGAAGAGGAGAATGAAAGACTTAGAAGACAGAAG GAGGTGGAGAAGGTTTTGCCATGTGCACCTCCTCCGGAGCCCAAGTCTCAGCTGCGCAGAACAAGCTCAGCCAGTTTCTGA
- the LOC7453743 gene encoding protein argonaute 4A: MESNEEPEALAPPPDALPPPPPEIPPNVVPVQLTTGTFPEETKKTSKLKRSPITRRGVGSRGQKIQLVTNHFKVSISNTGGHFFHYSVSLYYEDGRPVDAKGIGRRLIDKVHETYGSDLAGKDFAYDGEKSLFTIGALPRNKMEFTVLLDSFSSNRNSGNGSPVGNGSPNETDKKRMRRAFQSKTFKVEMSFAAKIPMQAIAAALRGQESENSQEALRVLDIILRQHAAKQGCLLVRQSFFHNNPKNYVDLGGGVLGCRGFHSSFRALQGGLSLNMDGSTTTIIQPGPLIDFLIANQNVSNPFQIDWAKAKRTMKNLRIKVSPTNQEYRITGLSENSCKEQMFSLKSRAADGNDVESFDITVYDYFVNHRSIDLRYSGDLPCINVGKPKRPTYIPVELCSLLSLQRYTKALTVHQRSQLVEKSRQKPQEKIRILADVMKSNNYAAEPMLRSCGITISSQFTQVQGRVLPAPKLKAGNGEDVIPRNGRWNFNNKKFFEPSKIENWAVVNFSARCDVRGLVRDLIKFGEMKGILISDPMDVLEENAQFRRAPPPVRVDKMFEQIQTAFPDAPPRFLVCLLPDRKNSDIYGPWKRKNLAEYGIFNQCLAPTRVNDQYILNVLLKINAKLGGLNSLLAMEQSRNIPFVSKVPTIIFGMDVSHGSPGQSDIPSIAAVVSSRNWPLLSRYRASVRSQSPKVEMVDSLFKLTADKKDDCGIVRELLLDYYKSSGQTKPAQIIIFRDGVSESQFNQVLNIELDQIIEACKFLDESWSPKFTVIVAQKNHHTKFFQDGSPDNVPPGTVIDNAVCHPQTYDFYMCAHAGMIGTTRPTHYHVLLDEIGFSADDLQELIHSLSYVYQRSTTAISLVAPVRYAHLAATQISQFLKFDDMSETSSSHGGLTSAGQAPVPELPELHHNVRSSMFFC; this comes from the exons GTTTCCTTATATTATGAGGACGGTCGCCCTGTCGATGCAAAGGGCATTGGGAGAAGATTAATTGACAAAGTTCATGAGACTTATGGGTCAGATCTTGCCGGGAAGGACTTTGCATACGATGGAGAGAAGAGCTTATTCACAATTGGTGCTCTGCCACGAAACAAAATGGAATTCACTGTTTTGCTTGATAGTTTCTCATCAAATAG GAATTCTGGAAATGGAAGCCCTGTTGGCAATGGAAGTCCTAATGAGACCGATAAAAAGAGGATGAGGCGGGCATTCCAGTCCAAAACATTTAAAGTGGAGATGAGTTTTGCTGCCAAAATCCCTATGCAAGCTATTGCAGCTGCTTTGCGTGGTCAAGAATCGGAAAACTCTCAGGAAGCCTTAAGAGTCTTGGACATCATTTTAAGACAGCATGCAGCTAAACA GGGTTGCCTTCTTGTTCGCCAGTCATTCTTTCACAATAATCCAAAGAACTATGTTGATCTGGGAGGAGGAGTCCTTGGATGCCGAGGATTTCATTCGAGCTTTCGAGCCTTGCAGGGTGGATTATCCCTAAATATGg ATGGTTCGACTACAACGATAATACAGCCTGGGCCACTTATTGACTTTCTCATAGCCAACCAGAATGTGTCAAACCCTTTTCAGATCGACTGGGCAAAG GCAAAGCGGACAATGAAAAATTTGAGGATAAAGGTGTCACCTACCAATCAAGAGTACAGAATCACTGGCCTAAGTGAAAATAGTTGCAAAGAGCAAAT GTTTTCGCTGAAATCAAGAGCAGCTGATGGAAATGATGTTGAAAGTTTTGACATTacagtttatgattattttgttaatcATCGCAGCATAGATTTACGTTACTCTGGAGATTTGCCATGCATCAATGTTGGCAAGCCTAAAAGGCCTACTTACATTCCCGTCGAG CTTTGTTCACTGCTTTCTTTGCAACGCTACACAAAGGCACTGACTGTCCATCAGAGATCGCAGTTGgtagaaaaatcaagacaaaAACCCCAAGAAAAGATTAGGATCTTAGCTGAT GTAATGAAAAGCAACAACTATGCTGCAGAACCAATGCTGCGTTCTTGTGGCATCACCATCAGCAGCCAGTTTACTCAAGTTCAAGGCCGTGTGCTTCCTGCTCCAAAG TTAAAAGCAGGAAATGGTGAGGATGTTATTCCAAGAAATGGGCGGTGGAATTTTAATAATAAG AAATTTTTTGAACCTTCTAAAATTGAAAACTGGGCAGTGGTGAACTTTTCCGCCCGTTGTGATGTGCGTGGTCTAGTAAgagatttgataaaatttggAGAAATGAAAGGGATt CTCATAAGTGACCCGATGGATGTTCTTGAAGAGAATGCTCAGTTTCGACGGGCACCACCTCCTGTTCGAGTGGATAAGATGTTTGAACAGATACAGACAGCTTTTCCAGATGCTCCTCCTCGCTTTCTTGTGTGTCTTCTTCCTGATAGGAAGAACTCTGACATATATG gTCCTTGGAAACGAAAGAATCTTGCAGAATATGGAATTTTCAACCAATGCCTGGCACCCACTAGAGTTAATGATCAGTATATATTGAATGTTCTCCTGAAGATAAATGCTAAG CTCGGTGGTTTGAATTCTTTGTTGGCTATGGAGCAATCACGAAACATCCCTTTTGTTTCAAAAGTTCCTACAATAATATTTGGGATGGATGTATCACATGGCTCGCCTGGCCAGTCTGACATCCCATCCATTGCTGCG GTTGTCAGTTCTAGAAACTGGCCTCTACTTTCTCGTTATAGAGCTTCTGTGCGTAGTCAGTCACCAAAAGTTGAGATGGTAGATTCTCTTTTTAAACTAACAGCAGATAAGAAAGATGATTGTGGGATTGTTAG GGAATTGTTGTTAGACTACTATAAGAGTTCTGGCCAAACAAAGCCAGCTCAGATAATCATATTCAG GGATGGAGTTAGTGAGTCGCAGTTTAATCAAGTCCTCAACATCGAGCTGGATCAAATCATTGAG GCCTGCAAGTTCCTTGATGAAAGCTGGTCACCCAAGTTCACTGTAATTGTTGCACAGAAAAATCACCACACTAAATTCTTCCAAGATGGATCTCCAGACAATGTTCCTCCTG GAACTGTTATTGATAATGCTGTTTGTCACCCACAAACCTATGATTTCTACATGTGTGCCCATGCAGGGATGATA ggAACAACTAGGCCAACACATTATCATGTTCTTTTAGATGAGATTGGCTTTTCAGCTGATGATCTACAGGAGTTGATTCACTCTTTGTCTTATGT GTACCAAAGAAGCACAACAGCAATATCCCTAG TTGCTCCAGTCCGGTACGCACACTTGGCAGCAACTCAGATTTCACAATTCTTGAAGTTTGATGACATGTCAGAGACATCTTCGAGCCATGGAGGTCTGACTTCTGCTGGGCAAGCACCTGTGCCTGAGCTTCCTGAGCTACACCACAATGTCCGCAGCTCTATGTTTTTCTGCTGA